A portion of the Stigmatella aurantiaca DW4/3-1 genome contains these proteins:
- a CDS encoding IS4 family transposase, translating to MARLVLQRAVSAEWMDSLFEAHRKRQYTRELLFSTVVELMSVVAMGLRPSLHAAAKATEGGTSIAALYEKVNRMEPDLVRALVRGSAQRLEPVVQPLRTGEKPWAEGYRVRVMDGNHLPASEKRLKPLREFRGAALPGHSLVVYAPEQGLVVDVVPCEDAHAQERTLVAAVLEHAQQGDLWIADRNFSTTRIVFGLEDRHAAFIIREHGRTPSPTEVGKRKRVGRVETGVVFEQPVQVEDDGGRLLTLRRIELQLDEPTEEGEPLIRLLTNAPKEKLSAEKVACLYRKRWSIEGMFQSLESALHSEVRTLGHPRAALLAFGTAVVAYNILAVIQAAVEAAHPEAKAEGIELSPFFVATEVQATYGGRMIAVGDDVWTAFDEQSPLQLSRTLIRIAQHAQPKRLRKHPRGPKKKTKKGYVSGRTARQHVATARVLASGRIDSTS from the coding sequence ATGGCCCGGCTGGTGCTGCAGCGTGCCGTCAGCGCGGAGTGGATGGACTCACTGTTCGAGGCGCATCGGAAGAGGCAGTACACCCGGGAGTTGCTGTTCTCCACCGTGGTGGAGTTGATGTCCGTGGTGGCCATGGGGCTGCGACCCTCGCTGCATGCGGCCGCCAAGGCCACAGAGGGAGGCACCTCGATCGCTGCGCTCTACGAGAAGGTGAATCGAATGGAGCCGGACTTGGTGCGAGCTCTGGTCCGTGGCAGCGCCCAACGACTGGAGCCTGTAGTCCAGCCGCTGAGGACAGGGGAGAAGCCCTGGGCAGAGGGCTATCGCGTCCGAGTCATGGACGGCAATCATCTGCCTGCCAGCGAGAAAAGGCTCAAGCCGCTGCGTGAGTTTCGAGGCGCCGCCCTGCCCGGACACTCGCTGGTAGTGTACGCCCCGGAGCAGGGCTTGGTGGTGGACGTGGTGCCGTGTGAGGACGCACACGCTCAGGAGCGGACGCTGGTGGCTGCTGTGCTGGAGCACGCCCAGCAGGGCGACTTGTGGATAGCCGATAGGAACTTCTCCACGACTCGGATTGTCTTTGGCCTGGAGGACAGGCACGCCGCCTTCATCATCCGAGAGCATGGACGCACGCCCAGCCCTACAGAGGTGGGGAAGCGAAAGAGGGTGGGCCGTGTGGAAACGGGCGTTGTCTTCGAGCAACCCGTCCAGGTGGAGGACGACGGTGGGCGCCTGCTCACGCTGCGTCGCATCGAACTTCAGCTGGATGAGCCCACCGAGGAGGGGGAGCCCCTCATTCGTCTGCTCACCAACGCTCCCAAAGAAAAGCTCTCCGCCGAGAAGGTAGCGTGTTTGTACCGCAAACGGTGGAGCATCGAAGGCATGTTTCAGAGCTTGGAGTCTGCGCTCCATAGTGAGGTGCGGACGCTGGGTCATCCACGAGCGGCGCTGCTCGCATTCGGGACTGCCGTGGTGGCCTACAACATCCTGGCGGTCATCCAGGCGGCAGTCGAGGCAGCGCACCCCGAGGCCAAGGCCGAGGGCATTGAACTTTCCCCCTTCTTCGTTGCTACCGAAGTGCAGGCCACCTATGGCGGGAGGATGATTGCTGTGGGGGATGACGTTTGGACCGCCTTCGACGAGCAGTCTCCTCTCCAACTCAGTCGAACCCTCATCCGCATTGCGCAGCACGCTCAGCCCAAGCGTCTGCGCAAGCACCCGCGGGGGCCCAAAAAGAAAACGAAGAAGGGCTACGTCTCAGGACGCACTGCACGTCAGCACGTCGCCACGGCTCGAGTCCTCGCCTCCGGGCGCATTGATTCAACATCTTGA